In Phycisphaerae bacterium RAS2, the DNA window ACTGGGGCGAGCTGGTCTCACACGTCGAGCGTGCGGATTACTTCGAGTTATTCGGCCTCGCTCGCGCGTACCAGGTTGATGTCGCGGCGTTGCAGGCCGCCTACATGGCAATCAGCCGCAACATTCACCCGGATCGTTTCGCTCTCGCCGACGCAGCCATTCAATCGGCCGCCATGCGGGCGTCAGCGATCGTGAACCGGGCCTATGAAACGTTGAAAGACGCGTTCACACGGGCAGAGTATCTGCTGGAGACCGCAGGCGGGCAGACCGCGGCCCAGGACCGACGCGTGCCGCCCGAGCTGCTTGGCCAGGTCATGATGATGCGTGAAGAACTCGAAGAGGCCCGTGCCGACAGCGACGACCTGCGAATTCAATCGATTCGCGCCGCCGTACTGGAGCAACGTCGCGCGGCCCAGTCAGCCGTAGCGGAGCTTTGCAACCGTCTGGCCGATCAATCGGCCGAGGTGCGCGACGCGCTGCGCTTGAAACTGAACGGACTGAAATACTTGAACAACCTTTTGAGTACGATCGATACGCCGTAACGGTCATGACCGCAACGCAGAACGACATCATCATCGGCATCGATCTCGGCACGACGTTCAGTCTGGTCGCATATGCCGACGCGCGCGGGCCGCAGATCATTCGTGACGAAAACGGTGACGGGCGACTTCCGTCGGTCATTTGCTTTTCTCCCGACGGCCGCGCGACGATCGGCTGGGAAGCACGACGTCATGCCGTGGAGCATGCGGAGAACACCGTCTACTCCATCAAGCGCTTGATGGGCCTGGGCATTCAGGATCTTCAGAAGGAACTGCCGCATCTGGCCTACCACGTCGTGCCCGGCGCGCGAGACACGATCAAGGTGGAAATCAACGGCCGCCTGCTGACACCACAGGAAATCTCGGCCTTGATTTTGCGTGAACTGGCGAAGCGGGCCGAGCAGCATCTGAAGCGCCCCATTCGAAAGGCCGTCATCACCGTGCCGGCCTACTTCGACGACGCGCAGCGACAGGCAACGCGCGATGCCGCAACGATCGCCGGGCTGGATGCGGTACGCATCGTGAACGAGCCGACGGCGGCGGCCTTGGCCTATGGCATCGGGTTGCGCAGCGCGACCGACAACTCGGAGAGCGATGCCCCGCGCAAGGCCGGCGGTGCGGTATCGATCACTGTCGGCGACAAGTCCAAATGCGTTTGCGGCAACACCGGCGCGCCGATGGTCTCGGATCGGCCGCACACGATCGCGGTGTACGACCTGGGCGGCGGCACGTTTGACGTCAGCCTGTTGCGCGTTTCGGGCGAAACGTTTGAAGTCATCGCAACGCACGGCGACACGCACCTGGGCGGCGATGACTTCGACCGCACCCTGATCGAACTGGTTCAGCGCGAAGTGCGCGAGCAATTCGCGCTGGACATTGACGCGCCGGCGACGAAGCAGGCGCTGCGATCCTTCGCGGAAGAAGTCAAGATTCGCCTCGGCGCGCAGAGCGAAGCAAGCATCGAATTGGAACTCGGCGCGGGCCGCGTCTATCGCCGATCCATCGCGCGGAATGAGTTCGAGAATCTGATTGAGCCGCTGGTGCAGCGAACGATCGCCTCATGCAAACGGGCACTCGCGGACGGGAAGATGACCGCAAGCGAGATTGATCAGGTCGTCATGGTCGGCGGCTCGAGCCGCGTGCCGCTGGTGCGACAGCGCGTGCAGGAGTTTTTCGGGCGCACGCTGTACACGGCCCTAAACCCGGACGAGGTCGTGGCGCTGGGGGCGGCGGTGCAGGGGCAGGTTCTGACCGGCTCGCGGCCCGACACGCTGCTGCTGGACGTCACCCCGTTGTCGCTGGGCATCGAAACGATGGGCGGCGCGATGGGCAAACTCATTCTGCGCAACACCCGCATCCCCTGCCAGGCGTCGGAGCCATTTACGACATTTGTCGATGGCCAGACGTCGGTCAAGATCAACGTCCTCCAGGGCGAGCGCGAGCTTGCGGCCGACTGCCGCAGCCTTGGTGTGTTCGATCTGCGCGGAGTTCCGCCGATGCCGGCCGGGATTCCGAAGATCACCGTGAACTTCCTGATTGACGCCAACGGCATCCTGAACGTTTCGGCGCGTGAGGATCGCAGCGGCGTCGAAGCGTCGATTCAGATCATCCCTTCGCACGGCCTGACACGCGAGGAAGTGCGGCAGATCGAATTGGACTCGATCCATCACGCACGGAAGGACATGACCGCGCACCGACTGATTGACCTGCGCAATCAAGTGACGTTTGACACGCACAAAACCGAACAGACGCTCGCGAAGTTCGGCCATCTGCTGCCGTCCGACGAGCGCAGCGCGATGGCGCAGTCCATCCGCTCGCTTCGCGAGATGGCGGCGGCGACGACCGATTGCGACGCATTGCACCAGGCGCTGGACCGATTCGGAAAATCGACTGAGCACCTGGCAAACCTGGCGATCACCGAGTCGCTTCGCGAAGTCACGACATCGAAATAAATCCCACGGAGACGCACATGGGCGGCCAAAACCCCTACATCAAGGACACCGAGATCCAGCTTCCGAAGCAGCCCTACGAGCTGACGATCATCGATGAGCAGGGCGAAGAGCATAAGCTGACGATCGATCCGAAAAAGATCCCCTACGACGATCACGGCCTTCCAGGTTCGATTCTCGATATCTGCATGGCCCATGGAATTGAGTTGGATCATGCCTGCGGAGGCGTGTGCGCCTGTTCAACGTGCCATGTTCACGTCATCGAAGGCGCGGCGTCGTGCAACGAGGCGTCGGAGGAGGAAGACGACCAGCTTGAAGAGGCCTACGACCTGAAATCAACCAGCCGCCTCGGCTGCCAATGCGTGCCGAACGGGACTTCACCGGTGAAGATTCGCATTCCCACCTGGAATCGCAATCTCGCGCGCGAGCCGCACGGGGCCGAGGGCATGACCACGAAGGACAAGGAATAACGCCGATGCCGCAGAAACTCACCTGGCTGGATTCCGAGGACAT includes these proteins:
- the dnaK_3 gene encoding Chaperone protein DnaK; the encoded protein is MTATQNDIIIGIDLGTTFSLVAYADARGPQIIRDENGDGRLPSVICFSPDGRATIGWEARRHAVEHAENTVYSIKRLMGLGIQDLQKELPHLAYHVVPGARDTIKVEINGRLLTPQEISALILRELAKRAEQHLKRPIRKAVITVPAYFDDAQRQATRDAATIAGLDAVRIVNEPTAAALAYGIGLRSATDNSESDAPRKAGGAVSITVGDKSKCVCGNTGAPMVSDRPHTIAVYDLGGGTFDVSLLRVSGETFEVIATHGDTHLGGDDFDRTLIELVQREVREQFALDIDAPATKQALRSFAEEVKIRLGAQSEASIELELGAGRVYRRSIARNEFENLIEPLVQRTIASCKRALADGKMTASEIDQVVMVGGSSRVPLVRQRVQEFFGRTLYTALNPDEVVALGAAVQGQVLTGSRPDTLLLDVTPLSLGIETMGGAMGKLILRNTRIPCQASEPFTTFVDGQTSVKINVLQGERELAADCRSLGVFDLRGVPPMPAGIPKITVNFLIDANGILNVSAREDRSGVEASIQIIPSHGLTREEVRQIELDSIHHARKDMTAHRLIDLRNQVTFDTHKTEQTLAKFGHLLPSDERSAMAQSIRSLREMAAATTDCDALHQALDRFGKSTEHLANLAITESLREVTTSK
- the fdx gene encoding 2Fe-2S ferredoxin, yielding MGGQNPYIKDTEIQLPKQPYELTIIDEQGEEHKLTIDPKKIPYDDHGLPGSILDICMAHGIELDHACGGVCACSTCHVHVIEGAASCNEASEEEDDQLEEAYDLKSTSRLGCQCVPNGTSPVKIRIPTWNRNLAREPHGAEGMTTKDKE
- the hscB gene encoding Co-chaperone protein HscB, whose amino-acid sequence is MTAPTTRSATSCDVCERLRGALPRDANWGELVSHVERADYFELFGLARAYQVDVAALQAAYMAISRNIHPDRFALADAAIQSAAMRASAIVNRAYETLKDAFTRAEYLLETAGGQTAAQDRRVPPELLGQVMMMREELEEARADSDDLRIQSIRAAVLEQRRAAQSAVAELCNRLADQSAEVRDALRLKLNGLKYLNNLLSTIDTP